Genomic window (Nilaparvata lugens isolate BPH chromosome 7, ASM1435652v1, whole genome shotgun sequence):
GCAGAAGGGGCCAACCTAATTAATTAACGTGGATCGACATGTGATGctccaagagagagagagttggtCTTTTACTTTACTCATTTACTCTACGTGCACTCTACGCTTTTACTCTCCAGACTCTACTTGTAGCAAACTGCAAACTTCCAAATGTGTGTACGTGCCCTATCAGTTCTGTTAGTTTCGTGAGGTTTTCTTCCACAAGTTATTCTCTCTATTCTCCTTCCTGTTCTTCTTTAGTTTTTATTCTCTCTATCCTTGAGAGAAgacaataacatttttcaaatctataCTCTTATCCATAGGCGCCGACTTGTCAAAATTATTGGGGGGGCCCTAACCGGGTGGTccgccaacccccccccccccaacaaattttttttaaatttataaggCCTAGAAATGCTTTATTTAACTACtggtataaaatatttttcaaaaagtcaAATTTATGGAAGAAAAAAGCTTACttctttctatttattaaaaatacagagagtatgaagaataaatactgtattaacCCAATATGTATATATACATATTGATTGGTTGGCCAATGTCCCTAATCATGgaccaattttgaatttataagaccTAAAACGCTGTATTTAATTATGCAGTATAAAGAATATAGGCAGAAACAAATCACATTTTACTCTTTCacactaaaataaaataaaaatgagcaaaattAATGAACTAAAAATAGCATAAAGAATATCTAATATTACTCGAAAAGCCAAATTTTCAGAAGATAAAAAGCCTAGGTCTACTTACTTAAAATACAGAGagtatgaagaataaaataattactgtatttaaTTCAGTTTAACTTACATACATATCCATTGATTGGCCAATGTCCTTCTCCTTATACCATTGAAAAAGTATGCCTTCTGAGTTCATTGCTGCTTATAAACTCGTTCATCACCGTGCTCAAGTGAACTTCGTCCAGGACATCACGGTGGGCGTGAAGGACTGCTAAATTGTTCAGCCGTTTCTGTCCCATTGTTGATCTCAGATACGTCTTCAGTCGACGGAGTGCACTAAAAGAGCGTTCTGCCGTTGCCGACGAAATTGGCACTACTTGAAGAAGCTTGATCACTTTAACCACTTCTGACAGCATTTTTTTAATGGCTGGCTCTTGTGAAAGATATTTCCTTACATCACGCattgatttcatttttaaattattttgcctATTAATATCGGCTAACATGTTTAGATGTATTTGCAACCTTTCAACATCCAggtcatttttaaaaaaatctttcgACTGTTCGAAACTTGAACCTTCTTCGTTCGCCACTAACACACTCAAAAACTCTTTTTCGACCGCAACGAGCCGCGACAAGCCCGTGGACTCAAAGCGTTCTTTGATGCAAGATCGCACCGTTTCACACACCTCGATGTAGAGAGCTTTGAAGTAGTCCTTTGGGGTGTTGAAGTTATGTGGTGAGCTGGCTCCGTCGTTTTCATATCTATTTGGAACGCGCCGTTTCCTTGGAATCACAGGCTCTTCTACTtgtgaaaatttgttttttaagcACGACTTCCAAAACTCCTCAAAGCCATCTCGCTTATCATCTAAAATGCTAATCAATCCTTTAAACATGCCTTCCACTTCAGTTACACTTAGATGAGGGCTCTGAATGTTTTCGTTAACTTCTTCTACTACGTTCATTACATggcaatataaattcaaaaataaataagtccTGAACAGTATCATAGATTCAAGAAAACCCGCACATTTATAACCTGCTTCAGTTTTGTCTGTTgaggaaaatatctcaaaaaactGTAGGAGATCttcatagtttttcaaaatcctCTGTATACTTGAAGCTCGCATTGTCCATCGGGTCGGGCAAAGTGGTCGAAGATTGGCTTGATTATTTTCACTTTCGAGGCGTATGtttctaaataaattgattcttttGTTAGATTCCTTAACTGTATTTATTAGATCTTTGGCTAAGGCCATAACATCCCTCATGCATGGGAGGCAAGAAAGGCTGTCCTGCACTGCTAAGTTCAAACTATGGGCTGTACAGTGCACGTAGTGTGCCTGGGGCTGAATATCCAAAAGTAACTTTTGCAGGCCTTTAAATCTTCCTCTCATGTTTGCCGCTCCATCATAGCACTGTcctctcaatttttcaataggtAAATTAAGCCGCGCAAAAATGTCcttaacaattttgaaaagagtTTGTGCTTCGGTATTAGGAGTCTCATATAAACCAATAAAGTcttcattgattattaaatcgtCACTTACAGTTCGAACACAAAATGACACTTGCTCATGAATCGATATATCACTTGTTTCGtccacaataattgaaaagtgtTCACTATTCTTGATTTTATCTAGCACTGAGCGCACAACAGATTTGCCCAATATATCAATTATCTCATTTTGAACGTCATGTGAGATCCATTTATACCCAGAACGCCCCAACCAGTCTTTTAACTCAGGAACGTCTTTTTTCCTAAGTTCTAGCAATTGCAAAAAATTTGAGTTAATATCTTCATGTCCTCTTATGGCCAAACCTTGCCGGCAAAGGTACTTAactgttgtaaaaataatttcaagagcCAAACGGGCTTTCTTCATGTCACTGTTCAATTGATCATTTAATTGAGCGGCTACACTTGGTTTTGCTAAAGATGAAAGTTTTAAAACTCCTTCCTTATGCACAGACGTATTTTCATGAGTACGAAATTTGTCCAATCCCTTTTTCCAGTTAGAAAAACCAACAGTAGTAAACGCATCTTCTTTCTTGGTAGTCAATTGGAGAAGGCCCTTGGCCTCTGCCTCTTTGCAGGTCTGACAAAAAACTTTATCCATTGTTGCGTCATATTGTAACCATTTATATTTAGTCACCCAAGACTTCTGGAACGATCTTCCTCCAATAGGCTTGTCATTAGGTTTTGTATTTTGCTGTGAAAAGCTCACGCCTGATGTTGAAGCAGTTGTTTCGACATTTGCCGGGGTTGCAGTGTCAATGCGAGGCTTCTTAGTGATGAATTTATCCATTATAGGCTACAAAAAAAATCACTAATGCAGAAGCCGACAAAATAAACACTTACTCTAAAAACACTACATACTGTGCACAATTCTAACAATTGCAGCCCTAACAACACGTCAACACATGAAATTAGGTTATACGCGAACGCGACCGTGTCATAACTCACTTGACAAGCAAGAAGCAACTAGCCAACTATCACAACTACACAACACAAGACAGACTAGAATGCAGTGTGTCCAGCCCGGGAAAAATTAAGTACTAATATCAAAATATCCCTCGCAAAATGTACTACGGCTGGACACACTGCTAGAGTGAGTGCAGGAGCAGTGGCGCAATTTTTGGCATGAGTGTGCGGGGAGGGGTGGGTTGTTTGACTTACCGGGTCGTCGCCCTCTACGCCTTCtagacaataacaataacaagtagacaata
Coding sequences:
- the LOC111049277 gene encoding zinc finger MYM-type protein 1-like, with translation MNVVEEVNENIQSPHLSVTEVEGMFKGLISILDDKRDGFEEFWKSCLKNKFSQVEEPVIPRKRRVPNRYENDGASSPHNFNTPKDYFKALYIEVCETVRSCIKERFESTGLSRLVAVEKEFLSVLVANEEGSSFEQSKDFFKNDLDVERLQIHLNMLADINRQNNLKMKSMRDVRKYLSQEPAIKKMLSEVVKVIKLLQVVPISSATAERSFSALRRLKTYLRSTMGQKRLNNLAVLHAHRDVLDEVHLSTVMNEFISSNELRRHTFSMV